The genomic stretch CCAAAATTTTGAATTCTCTACCGACACATTATTTAAGTTCGTCCTTACAACAGCCCTAAAGTCTCCTATCAAGCTAATACTTTCCACATGGTTTGCAGACATAAACCAGGTCCAATCTATGTCCGAAGGCCTTCACTGAATATTGctggtttttcttttgtgtgaacatttttatgcttttttctcttttatctttctttaaatCATATCACATTAGAGCGTGTTATTAGACCGTTAACCACAGTGTTTGTAGATACTCTATGAAGGAATTAATGTGTCTGACCTCGTCTGATTCATTATATTTGTGTAACAGATGGGCCTTGTACAGGATGAATGTCATTGATACACATTACTGTTACTCGTTCTTGTAATCCCTGCCTGAAGAATGCCATTTTTCAAACCTGGAGGGATTTTAGGCAATTCTCCTTCACGTTCTCTTATAGAACAGACAAGAGTTGCAACAAATCGGTCgattggttgattggttgattagCTGAtccaaagaaaatgaatgaattggCAACTATTCTAATAATCgatttcagacatttttagGTGAAAATTGCCAAATGTTTTCTGGTTCCAACTGCTCAAATAGGACAATTTGCTGCATATCTCACAACAAACGCTCTTCTGTCAGACAAAACAtgaccttttgtttttactgttttgtaaCATTGTTGAAAATCATTGATAGTtcaatcaataataaaaattattGTTAGTTGCATCCCTTGTCTGCTTATACAAAAGTGTTATACCCAAAGTTATCAGGGTGTCTACAGGTATCAGACACTTTCATTTGATTGTTTGAAGACCTTCTCAGGATAATTTTGTTTGCATTAAAGATGGATTTCTGGACAAATCCACTTTTTCATAGTCAGTCATTGCAGGTCAAGTGTAAAGGTATGTTGCATATATGTCGTTTCTTGTAGAGGTAGATTTCACGTAGCAATATGGTTATTAGAGTCAGTTAGGCTTACTATATTTTCCAAAAAGGTAAGTGGAAGTATTAAGTAAAAGGAAAGTATCATGTTCATAAGTAGTTTTAAAGATTTGTAACATCAAAAATGTGGACTTTCACAAGCTGgactcattttgacaaaaagaaactacaagataaatgaatgaaattagaTGAAATTCAAATTCTCAACTACTTAATGACTGTTAAAGGGGCAcagtggaacttctgtgttgtgctggaagctggccgttagtttatgttagcggactctgtttctaaactaacgttagctactgttgctctctgttagcggagagagacagactgagagaacgcgcataaagtcacatcctgaTCTGTCGCAGAAAATCGGACCtcagtccttcacaaagaaatccacagtccagcattAAGTAACTTCAACAAAGGCTAAGGCCGTCCACAGGCTTGTgaaggcaaccgagagagacggggaaggtctaaATTTTAAAGccacgttacaatccgctcacatatggctgATAAGAAAGTGAATATTACATGTAAATAGCTACAAaatgttacatagagcccctttaaggcCTAATGATTATACAATAtaatttaagatatttttaaaaaggaccTGCAGACACCGTGCGTGTATGTATCACACTACAGACTATCCCAAACATGAAGACTACCTTTAGTAGGATTCACAGTCTTGTCAGCGTTGACCTCCTCCACTTCCGTTGCAACGCCACACACCGACtgctccattttctcctccGTCCCTCCTCCTGGCTGCGGCTCCAGAGGGGAGGATCCTGTTGTTCGTGCCTCAGCTGCTGCACCTGGTGCAACTGGTCCTGCTGCCTGAGCAGCAACAGTTTGTTCCATCTGAGGCGAAGACGCCTTGGTGGAGAACCAATGTCGCACCAAGTCCGTTGATAAACCACTGGCCTCAGCCAGTTCCTGCAACTGTGCATGGAGAATAATCTGTGTTAGTTTATCATGTCAAAAGGACAGACATGCAGAGGTTTGACCCGAAAGACAGcgaaacaaaagcaaaattaGGAGAGAGTCAAAGTCAGCTAACTGAACTTTAAAGTTTAGGTGTAAACACTATCAAGATGATCATAAAGGcttgaaatggaaataaaatagGGCAATCGGCCTTAGGATAGTGTGCACAATAACACCAAACATTATTACTGCTGGTATCTCATATCTTATATACTCGTGGATGCAGAAATGTCCATACTCGTATATTTATACCTTCTATATCACATTATCTATTTTTATCTattcaatgtttatttttatgtggtAATAATCTAATCATCCAGCCCTGAAAGCTGCCAGAGACACTTGGATGCATTAGGCAGAGTCAACAAAGAATGCTCTTGTGgatattaattaaataaatgagatCAAGCCATCAAAAAGGAGGAGATTATATCATTCAGCTGTTTCTCTAGTGTCACTTGgcagtaaaaatataaataacaattaAACACCTTTTTTCACAGCTTGCCAGATATACTGACCTCGATGTGCAGGCAGACAAATAATGTATCCATAGGGAATAATCAGAGAAATCTATTTACAGTGAATTAAAGAAAGAGTTATCCGACCATCTATCTTGTAAGTGAACATGTTATATTTACTATTTCTATATGATGCATTTAGTACCTCTTGCTCCTTTATATTATACATAGTAAATGCTCATACTGTATCTTCTGGTTTACTTCCCCACTTCTTTTGTACTACTTTGCCACTGTGACACTTTAATTTCCCCACTTGAGATCAATTAAGATTATCTTATCTTACATACAGTAGATACTTATGTCAATTACATTGGAAGGAAAAGGGACTTCAAATGTGGCCCAGTGAGAAAAAACATAGACAACTTTAACCTTCTTAGCTGAAAAATATAGATATGATATTTTTCTGTGCTTCCTATGATAGACACAAATCAACAAGTGTCACATAGAGAACAAAATTAACATAATAGCTGTAACATAACACATGTTTTGACCTAAGGACCTCTCCTCAGGCAGCATATCAGAAacttgaataaatatttttcagtcAAGTGAGAGTGTGAATCTTTGCTTTATTATAAGCAGCAAGGAgaaagcgttttttttttttttttttaagtcacaGTCCGCAAACAATGGCGCTCTTTTGAGTCAAACAGGCCGACGGGAAAATCCTAAGGCACTCTGAATCCTGAATATAATAAAAACCTTTCATTTTATGCAGCCGCGTTTGAAATTCTGATGAAAACTCTGATAAAAGTGTTCCAGGGTACAGGTGCTGTTAAGCTATTTATGACCCAGCACACAATCCTCTAAGCAATTATTGTGCGGGAAACAAAAGTGCATGCAGCCCAATTCTTGCACAAACTggatgaaatattttattttaatctgccTTTGTGCAACTTTTATGATTACAATATAACttaaacatcaacaaaacataGCCAACAAAACTGATACTTTGTTTTGCAGTGGAGAAACAAAATGATTCATGGAAATCAATCACATGAAAAGCTGCAAAAATTGATTAATGGAGCTGATTTGAGGAGCATCCTGCTGCCCCTGATACACACGTATACAATTAAGACTTAAAATTCAATGCTTTTTTTAGCATTTGTGCAGCTGCACGGTCATGCATGTAATCCCacaaaatattttgtgtttaacaCACAAAAGAACAACTAGAATTGTCTCTCAAAGCCTAAAAAAGTACAGTGTCAGTGTAAAGAAGAGACACCTTTTGGAGGGTTAGTACAtaagtacattttctgttgCAGAGCAGTTAGTTAAGGCAAACATAACTGCGTATCCAAAAGGGACAGTTGATACCAATGTCGGCCTTCTCTCGATTATATTGAAATTAGATAGAACATTAGATGGCATCCACAGACATagctgtgagcagtttcatgcaggaattattttctttctattgaACTACACTACACATCACAGGATGAGGCAAGCATCCCGTCAAGGACAAGTGGCTCATGCTGgagatgtaaacattaatggcatcCTCTGCTTAGCTGTTACATTAGCTCCCATAGTTAGCTTCTTTAAATAGCCTCTCTTTCATGAGAAGAAGCATGCTTTCTCTCGCTTCTACGCAGTGAtcagcagctgctcctcagGTTTCAGTTAATCAGAGCTGTTAAACTGCTCTAAGAAATGTGTGAATATTACTTTGTCTTAAATACCTGTGAGTCCTCCAGCCTGCCGTGGCTGTCGAGGTGGGCCTGGAGGATCTGGGAGTTCCCCTTCTGGAGGTCCTCTTCCATAGCCATGTTCTGGTGCTCCTCTAGCCACTTGAGCTGGCTGTTCTTCTGCATATAACGGCAGTCCCCGAACCAGCGCACTACCTCAGGTCTGGGCAGTCCCGTAGCTGTGATGAGTTCATCATACTGAGTAGCGCTGGGCCACTGGGTACGGGCATAGACTTGTTTGAGCAGTTGCAGCTGCTCCACTGTCTTCTTACCTCGGATGGCTGTGGGTTTAGGGGAGTTGGATGGTTTGGGTGTTGGGGTGGAGGATTGGGATGGTTTAGGGGTGGAGGATGGGGTGGGGCCTGGGGAGGATGTAGGTGTGCTGCTAGATTGAAGCGGTAAATTGAGGCTATCCAACCCTTCACCCTCTGCTTTCCCATTGGCCTCTGTCACCTTCAGCATcttcagatttattttaatagGGTTGACTTTGAGTTCTCCTGAActgtcctctttctttctttcctccccaTCGACTTccatctcctcatcctcctctcgcAACGTCCGCTCcgcctcctctttctttttctcagcTGCCACTCTCTTCCTCCGGTCAGCGAACCAGCCATGGATCTCCCTTCTCGTCATCTTGGTCTCACATCGCAGTCGGTCCACTTCCTCTCCTGGCGGGTCAGGGTCCAGGGCAAAACTGGCCTCGAGAGCTTTTACCTAAACATAAGACAGGAATACCAGGAAGAATTGAGTAGAACTAAATAGATTATTTGATTAATCGACTGGTCAATCAACAAGAAATACTAATCAGCAACAAGGGCTGGGTGATATAGCCTGAAAATAATATCGAGATATTTTATGGTTATATTGCAACACACAATTTATATCTTAACATTTGTgaaggagatttcaaaatataaaGAATGGGGAACAagatcaaatatcacaatattgacCAGATACCtcgatattgatattgtgaTAATACTGTAGGAATGACTAGTAGCACTATAATTATTAAAACAAGGAGGTTTTTGatgaataatcatcagtaatgtggatataataactacgtgggtaaaggcaagtattagaacaagttcAAATATGATAAGTTCAAAAAATTACATCACTTCACTTTAATACAGCCTTTAAAAGCAAGGAAGATCTTGATATAAAAGACATACAAAATCAGTCacaataatgataaaacatcCCAGCCCAGGCCTATCAGCAACAGATTTGATTTTTGAATATAAATTGGAGTCAaatatcaagcaaaaatgcaaaatgtactctggttccagcttctccaaTGGGtggatttcctgcttttctctgttctaCATTGTAAACTAATTATATTTGGGTTCAAGACTGCTGGTCAgacaaaatgacatttgaaaGTGAATAAGGACATTTATCACTGATTTAGGGTTTTTTATAGAGTCAACAATTGACTGATTTAAAGCGTTCACCACCGATTTAGCGCTTAGCTCCactaacactgttggactcaaaATCAATACTAGAGCTTGACTGATATATACGTAGGTCAACTGATAGTCGAGTATCCCAAATATATTAGTATCAGCTTATATGTTGTCCAGGGATAGATGCTAGGGGTAATTTTGGATTATTAAACTAAAATATCCTACCAACCAAAGTATTTtgtaaccacatttgagggatcagtGTAAACATGTGTATACAGACAAATATAcattaacatatatatatagcgattttttttcactcccaatatcagtatcagcctCAAAAATCTAGTATAGGTTGGGCTctaatcaatacagcagaatcagggatattattttattctgacTCGACTGCTAACACTACAGTTAGAGAGTCGGGTGTGTTATATGAGCAGCGGCTAAAGTAGCCTCAAGCTGCAAGCCTCAGTCGTCAGTTGCAGACCTATAACTGATAAATCACAATGTAAAAGTAAGGGCAGAGTCTCACCTGATGTGGTTCTCTCTCCTTGTAACGGATAGCTGTGAAATCAGGAGAAGGGGGTCTGGGGTGTCGGCGGGAAGGTGTGGTGGGAGAGGTCGGAGTCTGTGATGCTGTTGGGCTGACGGGTGCAGAGCTGTGCTGGGGTGTTTTTGCACCAGAGCTGCTGCTATTTTCAGACAAATCAACAGGGTGGGCACTGCCAGTGGAGCCGCTCCCTGGCGTACTTGACCCGCTCCCTGCTCCCGCTGTAGAGCCAGACTTATTATTCTGTCCACCTGTAATGGAGCGTGAACCCTTGAGGTTGCGAAAGTGGTAGCGCCGGTCGCTGAACCACTTACGGACTTCTCGTACGGTCAGCCCGGTCAGAGCGATTAGTCGGTCAACTTCCTCCTGGTCGGGAAACTGGCTGACCTGAAAACTGTCCTTGAGAGCGTTGAGCTGCCCTTGCGACTTCTTGCCTTTATAGAAGTTGGGGTCCAGGAATGCGTTGACAGGTGTCTGCGAGCCAGGAGCGGGGGAAGAAGACTTTGAGGCAGGGGAAGAAGCCTCCTCCATTTTGACGGTTGGAGAGTCACTGGTGGTGGACTCGACATCAGTTGTGCTTGTGCTGGTTGGgttatttttgttgctgctaCTGTTGGTACCTTTGCTCTTCTGTCCGCTGCTGCCTGTTTTGCTATTATTGTTACTAGATTtagtgtctgtgttgtttttgctttctttgttGTCACTCTGCACATTGCTGGTGTTGTTGGCTTTGCTGATATCAGTGTTCTTAGCATTTGCATGGCTGGTAACGTGACTATTGCTTTTGTCATTGCTGTCTGCATTAGCACTGCTGTGTTTACCATTGACACTGCTCGCCTTAGCATAATTATGATTACTGCTTCCTAGACTAAGGTTGATGACACTAGCTTCACTGCTAGTAATAATACTGCCAGTGCCACCTCCCCCAATCcgactactactactgctgatGATGTTGCTCCCAGTAATGCTGCTGCCTACAGTCCCCACTACCATGCTTATACCTTTATCTGCCACCAGGGCTGCAGCAGGTCGGGCCTGCATCATGGGGCGTGCTGCTGCCTGCGGCTTAGGTGTGACGGCCAGGGCCACCGGAGCACTGCTAACCTGGATACCGTTTGCCATCATAGGCTGTGTGACGATAACCCCTCCTTGGCTCACAAGAGAGCCCTGCAGGATATGAGGGATCCCAGTAGCCCCCAGTGAGGCAGGCAGGACCGTGATTGTGTGTTGGGCTGGGCTACGGT from Pagrus major chromosome 7, Pma_NU_1.0 encodes the following:
- the zhx3b gene encoding zinc fingers and homeoboxes protein 3 — its product is MASKRKSTTPCMIPSKIIRPAEEAERDSPILLHQSRISSGHSPFDPGESSKPEAGDAVKDGAGTYTCKPCNFETHDLNLFLDHVYSGHPDFRADPSFFCVSCGVSAPKFEGLALHNARVHPSTLNTTLQLKKRDRRVVVEQNLVTGAEAGKDSEISITKTPIMRMLKGKSEPKRIVVSHPVSDDTPSDPHSISASRETERKETTAVTVTHVPTIVHNGTTKVTLPPGIQIVNGSGALPMLKTPITQVVSVVQNKSLHQSAPITASSNISSNSSSSSSKNLPKVMIPLSSIPTYSASMDSSSFLKTSFSKFPYPTKAELCYLTVVTKFPEEQIKIWFTAQRLKQGISWSPEEIEEARRKMFNTIIQTAPSSSHNQAQRHRSPAQHTITVLPASLGATGIPHILQGSLVSQGGVIVTQPMMANGIQVSSAPVALAVTPKPQAAARPMMQARPAAALVADKGISMVVGTVGSSITGSNIISSSSSRIGGGGTGSIITSSEASVINLSLGSSNHNYAKASSVNGKHSSANADSNDKSNSHVTSHANAKNTDISKANNTSNVQSDNKESKNNTDTKSSNNNSKTGSSGQKSKGTNSSSNKNNPTSTSTTDVESTTSDSPTVKMEEASSPASKSSSPAPGSQTPVNAFLDPNFYKGKKSQGQLNALKDSFQVSQFPDQEEVDRLIALTGLTVREVRKWFSDRRYHFRNLKGSRSITGGQNNKSGSTAGAGSGSSTPGSGSTGSAHPVDLSENSSSSGAKTPQHSSAPVSPTASQTPTSPTTPSRRHPRPPSPDFTAIRYKEREPHQVKALEASFALDPDPPGEEVDRLRCETKMTRREIHGWFADRRKRVAAEKKKEEAERTLREEDEEMEVDGEERKKEDSSGELKVNPIKINLKMLKVTEANGKAEGEGLDSLNLPLQSSSTPTSSPGPTPSSTPKPSQSSTPTPKPSNSPKPTAIRGKKTVEQLQLLKQVYARTQWPSATQYDELITATGLPRPEVVRWFGDCRYMQKNSQLKWLEEHQNMAMEEDLQKGNSQILQAHLDSHGRLEDSQLQELAEASGLSTDLVRHWFSTKASSPQMEQTVAAQAAGPVAPGAAAEARTTGSSPLEPQPGGGTEEKMEQSVCGVATEVEEVNADKTVNPTKGTD